A region from the Salvia splendens isolate huo1 chromosome 15, SspV2, whole genome shotgun sequence genome encodes:
- the LOC121767311 gene encoding abscisic acid 8'-hydroxylase CYP707A2-like isoform X1, which translates to MEAISISLSLLLAIATTIILKQLISSLLHARLPLPPGTMGWPYIGETLQLYSQNPNIFFSSKVKRYGSIFKTQVLGCKCVMMASPDAAKAVLLTNAHLFKPTFPSSKERMIGKGAIFFHQGHYHANLRKLLLRAFSPDSIKQIVSHIDSIALSSLKSWEPRPLITTFHEMKTYAFNVALLSIFGKDEVSYGDDLKRCFYTLERGYNSLPINVPGTLFHAAMRARKKLAAILAEIISLRRDRKREDSNLLASFMSDAEGLSDEQIADNVIGVIFAARDTTASVLTWILKFLAQNPTVLHAVTEEQEAIMRSGEGKGLSWEDTRKMTVTTRVIQETMRVASILSFTFREAIQDVEFQGYRIPKGWKVLPLFRNIHHSPENFTDPDKFDPSRFEVAPKPNTFFPFGSGVHSCPGNELAKLEMLVLVHHLATKYRWCMMGPQDGIQYGPFALPQNGLPIKIFLKE; encoded by the exons ATGGAAGCAATTAGCATATCCCTCTCTCTCCTCCTTGCAATTGCAACCACAATAATCCTCAAACAATTGATCTCCTCTCTCCTCCATGCACGCCTACCCCTCCCGCCGGGCACCATGGGCTGGCCCTACATCGGCGAAACCCTCCAACTCTACTCCCAAAATCCCAACATTTTCTTCTCCTCCAAAGTCAAGAGGTACGGATCCATTTTCAAAACGCAGGTGCTGGGCTGCAAGTGCGTCATGATGGCCAGCCCAGACGCAGCCAAGGCCGTCCTCCTCACCAACGCCCATCTCTTCAAGCCCACATTCCCGTCCAGCAAAGAGAGAATGATCGGAAAAGGAGCCATCTTCTTCCACCAAGGCCACTACCACGCCAACCTCCGGAAGCTCCTGCTTCGCGCCTTCTCGCCCGACTCCATCAAACAAATCGTCTCCCACATCGACTCCATCGCACTCTCCTCCCTTAAATCGTGGGAGCCCCGCCCCCTCATCACCACCTTCCATGAAATGAAAACA TATGCATTCAATGTGGCGCTGCTTTCTATATTCGGAAAGGATGAGGTTTCGTACGGCGACGATTTGaagaggtgcttctacacgctggAGCGCGGCTACAACTCTCTGCCGATCAACGTGCCGGGGACGCTCTTCCACGCCGCCATGAGAGCTAGGAAGAAGCTCGCCGCGATCCTCGCCGAAATCATCTCTCTCAGAAGAGACAGAAAGCGCGAAGACTCCAACCTCCTAGCGTCGTTCATGAGCGACGCCGAGGGCCTCAGCGACGAGCAGATCGCAGACAATGTGATCGGAGTCATCTTCGCCGCCCGCGACACCACCGCCAGCGTCCTCACTTGGATCCTCAAGTTCTTAGCCCAGAATCCCACCGTTCTTCACGCTGTTACc GAAGAGCAAGAGGCGATAATGAGGTCGGGAGAAGGCAAGGGATTGAGTTGGGAAGACACGAGGAAAATGACGGTGACGACGAGAGTGATTCAAGAGACCATGAGAGTTGCTTCCATCTTATCTTTCACATTCAGGGAAGCCATTCAAGATGTGGAGTTTCAGG GATATAGAATTCCAAAAGGGTGGAAAGTTTTACCGCTTTTCAGAAACATTCACCACAGCCCAGAAAATTTCACCGACCCTGATAAATTCGACCCTTCAAGATTTGAG GTTGCACCGAAGCCAAATACATTCTTCCCATTTGGAAGTGGGGTCCATTCCTGCCCAGGGAATGAGTTGGCCAAGCTGGAGATGTTGGTGCTTGTGCACCACCTCGCTACAAAATACAG GTGGTGTATGATGGGCCCACAAGACGGCATTCAGTACGGACCATTTGCACTGCCACAAAATGGTCTGCCAATTAAGATCTTTCTCAAAGAATAG
- the LOC121767311 gene encoding abscisic acid 8'-hydroxylase CYP707A2-like isoform X2, producing the protein MEAISISLSLLLAIATTIILKQLISSLLHARLPLPPGTMGWPYIGETLQLYSQNPNIFFSSKVKRYGSIFKTQVLGCKCVMMASPDAAKAVLLTNAHLFKPTFPSSKERMIGKGAIFFHQGHYHANLRKLLLRAFSPDSIKQIVSHIDSIALSSLKSWEPRPLITTFHEMKTYAFNVALLSIFGKDEVSYGDDLKRCFYTLERGYNSLPINVPGTLFHAAMRARKKLAAILAEIISLRRDRKREDSNLLASFMSDAEGLSDEQIADNVIGVIFAARDTTASVLTWILKFLAQNPTVLHAVTEEQEAIMRSGEGKGLSWEDTRKMTVTTRVIQETMRVASILSFTFREAIQDVEFQGYRIPKGWKVLPLFRNIHHSPENFTDPDKFDPSRFEVAPKPNTFFPFGSGVHSCPGNELAKLEMLVLVHHLATKYR; encoded by the exons ATGGAAGCAATTAGCATATCCCTCTCTCTCCTCCTTGCAATTGCAACCACAATAATCCTCAAACAATTGATCTCCTCTCTCCTCCATGCACGCCTACCCCTCCCGCCGGGCACCATGGGCTGGCCCTACATCGGCGAAACCCTCCAACTCTACTCCCAAAATCCCAACATTTTCTTCTCCTCCAAAGTCAAGAGGTACGGATCCATTTTCAAAACGCAGGTGCTGGGCTGCAAGTGCGTCATGATGGCCAGCCCAGACGCAGCCAAGGCCGTCCTCCTCACCAACGCCCATCTCTTCAAGCCCACATTCCCGTCCAGCAAAGAGAGAATGATCGGAAAAGGAGCCATCTTCTTCCACCAAGGCCACTACCACGCCAACCTCCGGAAGCTCCTGCTTCGCGCCTTCTCGCCCGACTCCATCAAACAAATCGTCTCCCACATCGACTCCATCGCACTCTCCTCCCTTAAATCGTGGGAGCCCCGCCCCCTCATCACCACCTTCCATGAAATGAAAACA TATGCATTCAATGTGGCGCTGCTTTCTATATTCGGAAAGGATGAGGTTTCGTACGGCGACGATTTGaagaggtgcttctacacgctggAGCGCGGCTACAACTCTCTGCCGATCAACGTGCCGGGGACGCTCTTCCACGCCGCCATGAGAGCTAGGAAGAAGCTCGCCGCGATCCTCGCCGAAATCATCTCTCTCAGAAGAGACAGAAAGCGCGAAGACTCCAACCTCCTAGCGTCGTTCATGAGCGACGCCGAGGGCCTCAGCGACGAGCAGATCGCAGACAATGTGATCGGAGTCATCTTCGCCGCCCGCGACACCACCGCCAGCGTCCTCACTTGGATCCTCAAGTTCTTAGCCCAGAATCCCACCGTTCTTCACGCTGTTACc GAAGAGCAAGAGGCGATAATGAGGTCGGGAGAAGGCAAGGGATTGAGTTGGGAAGACACGAGGAAAATGACGGTGACGACGAGAGTGATTCAAGAGACCATGAGAGTTGCTTCCATCTTATCTTTCACATTCAGGGAAGCCATTCAAGATGTGGAGTTTCAGG GATATAGAATTCCAAAAGGGTGGAAAGTTTTACCGCTTTTCAGAAACATTCACCACAGCCCAGAAAATTTCACCGACCCTGATAAATTCGACCCTTCAAGATTTGAG GTTGCACCGAAGCCAAATACATTCTTCCCATTTGGAAGTGGGGTCCATTCCTGCCCAGGGAATGAGTTGGCCAAGCTGGAGATGTTGGTGCTTGTGCACCACCTCGCTACAAAATACAGGTA G